Proteins co-encoded in one Diprion similis isolate iyDipSimi1 chromosome 13, iyDipSimi1.1, whole genome shotgun sequence genomic window:
- the LOC124414051 gene encoding mitochondrial intermembrane space import and assembly protein 40-B produces the protein MSIVRKEGKDTIIFASKEDHASPSKVNLPEPEPSPGLILANGEINWNCPCLGGMATGPCGLEFREAFSCFHYSAAEPKGSDCYDAFKTMQTCMFEYPALYGNKDADLDDLSQGESQAVASKDSEDSIEDSRERKSDESGIGAISGSKNEVQQSVGSK, from the coding sequence ATGTCGATTGTTAGAAAAGAGGGCAAGGACACAATAATATTTGCCTCCAAAGAGGATCACGCCTCTCCCAGTAAAGTGAATCTTCCCGAACCCGAGCCAAGTCCCGGTTTGATACTGGCCAATGGAGAAATAAACTGGAATTGTCCATGCCTCGGGGGAATGGCGACCGGCCCTTGCGGTCTTGAATTCAGAGAGGCGTTCTcttgttttcattattcagCCGCGGAGCCAAAGGGCTCGGACTGCTACGACGCTTTCAAAACCATGCAGACTTGCATGTTTGAGTATCCCGCGCTATACGGAAACAAGGACGCCGACCTTGACGATCTTAGCCAGGGCGAGAGTCAGGCTGTCGCTAGCAAAGACTCTGAAGATTCGATCGAGGACAGTAGAGAAAGGAAGAGTGACGAGAGTGGCATCGGAGCGATCAGTGGTAGTAAAAACGAGGTGCAACAGTCGGTAGGGTCCAAATGA
- the LOC124414052 gene encoding ribonuclease P protein subunit p14, with protein MRYLDVSLELPNDPRRVISAVFLKKHVMQAVKKLFGVVGAKSQVDILKYNVTDRRFVLRCQSDSYVRLRAALTLASDYEGEPCVYTVHKASANLLSLAADSRTFIH; from the exons ATGCGTTACTTAGACGTCTCTTT AGAACTTCCCAACGACCCGCGCCGTGTGATAAGTGCGGTATTTTTGAAGAAGCATGTTATGCaggctgtaaaaaaattatttggagTAGTTGGGGCCAAGTCGCAAGTAGACATACTCAAGTATAACGTCACCGACCGGAGATTCGTCCTTCGCTGCCAATCCGACAGCTACGTTAGACTGAGAGCTGCTTTAACGTTGGCCAGTGACTACGAAGGGGAGCCTTGCGTTTATACCGTTCATAAAGCATCTGCGAATCTTCTGTCTCTAGCTGCTGATAGCAGGACTTTTATCCATTAA